The Pontiella desulfatans sequence GCAACAATGCCTGGGTCTTCGTCGGCGAAGCCTCCACCAACGCACCCGGCGGCGGCATGCTGGTGGCTTCCACGAACGGGGCCAGTTTCATCGTCGCCGATGGTTCGGCCACGGTCGAGGAAACGCTTTACCTGGGGCTGGACACCAACACCACCGGCACCGCCACGATCCAAAGCGGCGGCACGCTCTCGGTGGGCGCTCTCGAGATGGCCGATGGCAGCTTCCTTGATCTGCTGAAAGGCGGGACCTTCGCCATTGGAGCGGATTTTAATTTGGGCGACTATACCACCAACGAATTTGTTTGGGGCGAGGGCGCGGCCCTTTCGGTGGGCGGAACCCTCACCGGTTTGGCCACCACCAATCTTGCCATGGGCGGGGCCACGAACCTCTACACCTATCTCGGCGGATCGCGCGACCTGATCCTGGACAGCGGCACCGGCTACCTGGACGCGGGCAACCTGGTGGTCGGCCTTGGTGCCGATGGCAGCGCGCTCACGGTGCAGGACGGAGCGGTGCTGGATAGCACCGATACCGTCATTGGCTGGGGAGCCGACGATGGCATGGTGGTCGTGACGGATGGCGGCAGCTGGAACAACATCGGCGATGTGACCATCGGCTATCTCGGCGACGACAATACCCTGGCCGTTCTGGCCGGCGGCACCGCCACGATCGGCAACAACCTCCATATCGGCGGCGACGGTACCTCCGGGAACATGGCCTCCGCTAACGGTTCGAACGCTGTGCTCGATGTCCTAGGCGACGTCTTTGTCGGCAACACCTCGGAGGTCGGCGGAAACGCACTGCTGGTGGACGATCTCGGCACGGTACGGGTTGGCGGTGATCTTACGCTTTACACCTCCAACAACATCGAGCTCTACAACGAAGGCACGATCGAGCTCATGAACAACATGGTTGTCCATTCCAACAGCTTTATCCTTGGCTCCGGCACCAACCTGTTCTTGGGCAACAACACGACGCTCTCGTTCAATGGCACCGGCATTGATGTTGACGGTGCGGTTATTTTTAAGGCGGAGGGCACCGGCAACAAGGTTGCCGTGAACGAGGGAGCGTTCGGGATTTCCGATACGGTCTCCGACCAGTACCTTGGTTTCGATGCGCTAACGCTGACCAATAGCGAACTATATGGCAACGGCTCCCTGGATGCGTCGTCGTTCGATACCGTTGGTATGTCCGGTGGAGTGATCAATCCCTCCGGCGAGGAAGAATATTTCTCCTTGTCATTCGGAACGCTCGAAATCGGCGGCGATGTCCAGTTTGACGATACGGAGTATTATGCCGAGATCGCCATTGTGCAGGAGGATGTCCGACACGACCAGTTGGTGCTCAGCGGTTCCAACAGCGTGGATCTTTCCGGGATCGACCTGGAGGTCTATGTGCCCAACTCGTTACCCGATACCAACATTGTCATCCTGGCGGCCGATGGCGGGTTCGGCGGTTCCGAGTTTGGTTCAACCAACATTGTCGACCGCATGTTGCTGTTCGATGCCGCATTGGTGCTCGACGATGCCGGCACCGCAAGCATCCGCACGGAAGCCAACGGCACCAAGTTTAGTTCGGCGCTCGACTTTGCGGGATCGGAAGGCATCCGCGCGGGCTACGGCGCCATGAAAAACGCGGTGTTCGCGCGCACCAAGCAGCTCCGCCGCAACCTGGTTTCGACCGCCCATTCGCTTCCGCACGAGGTCTATCTCATGACCCAGACCAATGCCGCCCCGACCGGTGCGGAGGGCCCCGGCGACCAAAACACGGTCTTCGACATGCATGTCTGGATGCAATACTTCAACGGCCAGGGCGTCTACGATGCCCAGGGCAATTCCTACGGCTTCGACCTCAACAATGGCGGAACCGTCATCGGGGCCGACCGCCTGTTCGGCGATGACCTGACCGTGGGCTTCAACTACACCTATGCCCGCTCCGATGCGCAGACCACCAACCTCGACTCCGTCAATACGGAAACCTATTGGCTCGGCGCCTATGGCGAATGGGTTGGGGAGAACGGACTCTATGTGGACTCGCTGGCAGCCATGGGCTTCTCGAACTACGACTCCATCCGTCGCGAGGATAACTACGAGGGCACGGCCTCCTATAAGGGCAACAACATTGGAGCCTATGCCGACGTGGGGCAATACTACTACTATAAAAACCTGGCCCTCTCTCCCTATGTCGGCCTGCACTTCCTGCGGGTGGTGGCGAAAGAGCACACCGAAACCGAAGCGGAGAGCAGCGAACTGACGGTGCACGAATCCGAGCGCAACTGGCTCGAGTCCGCCGTGGGCCTCAAAGGCCGCTACCGTTTCGATACGCGCTACGGGCGCTTCCAGACCACCGGCTATGCCGAATGGACGCACGACTTCCTTAACGAGGATGTCTACTCCACCCTTTCGGCGGACCGGCTGCCCCCGGTCGACATGGCCCGCATCTCGCCGGATTCGGACATGTTCAACGCCGGCGTCGGCGTCAGCTGGATCTGCACCGACTACATGGAAATCGGCGTCGGCTACAACGGGCGCTATAGCGGCCTCTACAAGGAACACACCGGCTCGCTCATGCTCGATATCATGTTCTAGGATTGCCACGAAAAGGCTCAAGATGCACGAAGACCGGGATAGGCAGTACGCAATACGTACTACGCAAGGAGGAGTGTAATGCTTTCGTTTGGATGTTTGTGCGTGTTGCTGGGGCTGGGCTATTGGCTGCGCCGCAAGCTGGTGTTCCTGCAACGGCTCTACCTTCCCGCCAGCGTGATCGCCGGCCTGCTCGGGCTGGTCCTCTTCCAGTCGGTGGAGGTGCCCGCCGAGGTTTCCGCCGGTTGGAGCAAGCTGCCCGGCCTGCTGATCAATATTGTTTTTGCCTGCCTGTTCCTCGGCACGGCGCTGCCCACGGTTTCCAAGGTTTGGAAAAGCTCCAGCCGCCAGCTGGCCTATGGCCAGATCGTCGCCTGGGGGCAATATGCCGTCGGTTGCCTCGTTGTGCTGTTGATGCTCAAGCCCATCTTCGGCCTGCCGGACCTCTTCGCCGGCATCATGCCGGTCGGCTTCGAGGGGGGGCACGGCACCGCCGGCGGCATGGGGCCGGTGTTCGACGAACTCGGCTTCCCGGAAATGAAGGACTACGCCCTCGCCAGCGCCACCGGCGGCATCATGGGGGCCATCCTGGTCGGCATGGGCCTGGTCAACTGGGCCGTGCGCAAAGGCCATGTGGAGAAAAAGACCGCGCCCCGTTTCGATGCCGAGGATCTCACCGGCATCATTCCCGAGGCCCATCGCCCTTCGGCCGGAAAGCTCACTGTTTCGTCCGACGTCATCGAATCGCTCACGCTGCATCTGGTGTTTGTCGGCTCCGCCATCCTGCTCGGCTGGCTGATGAAGCAGGGGTTGCTGCTCGCCGCCGCCCGGCTCCCCGGTTCCGGCAGCGACATTTTTGCCAGCTTCCCGCTCTTTCCGCTCTGCATGCTCGGGGGGGTCGTCGTCCAATGGCTGGCCGACCGCTTCGATCGGCACGAACACATGGACCATGGCCTGATGCTGCGCATCCAGAACTGCGCGCTCGATTTCCTGGTCGTCGCCGCCATCGCCACCATCCGGATCGATGTCGTTGCCCAGCAGTGGATCCCGATTGTGGTATTGATTGCCGCCGGTATCGGCTGGAACGTGCTCTGCCTGACCGTCTTCGCCCGCCGCGCCTTCAAGGATGCCTGGTTCGAGCGCGGCATTGCGGAAATGGGGCAGTCGATGGGGGTGACCGCCACCGGGCTGCTGCTCCTGCGCGTGGTCGATCCCAACTATGAAACCGAGGCCGCCGAGGCCTTCGCCGCCAAGCAGCTGCTGCACGAGCCCTTCATGGGCGGCGGGCTCTGGACGGGCGCCGCCATTCCGTTGCTGGCCTATTGGGGCGGCTGGCGCATCCTCGGCATCGCCCTCTGCGCCATCGCCGTTTGGACGATCATGCTGGTTGTGATGAACCGCCGTATCCATTAATCTACATCAACCGGATAGAGCTTTTAACCTTCAACGAGGAACAACTGAAATGGGAATCAAAGAGAATTTGAACGCGAAATTCGCATTGGCGGCAATGCTGTGCCTGAATGCGTTTTCCGCCGTGGCCGCAACGGGTGAGAAAATGGAACTGGTTCCCTCCGTATGGGTGGGGTGGATGCGCGGGAATATGAATGTCCAGGGGCAGGAGGCGAAGGTGGTCCGCGCATCCGACGACTATTTCGGCGATCTGGACTACGGGTTTTCGGCCGAGCTCGTGCTTCGGAACCAGCAGATGGTGCTGCTCGGTTTGGTGGATTACATCGAAACCATCTCCTCGGAGGTAAAGGTGGGCAACGAAAAGGGAACGCTCGACTCCTCCGAGATTGTTGGCTGCATTGCCCTCGGCTATCCCCTGGGATCGGGTAAATCGACCGTGGACTTTCTTATCGGCCTTCAAACCCTTCGCCTGGACAACGACCTGAAGCTGGCTGGCGGTGATGCCTATAGCGACGGCCCGACCGTTTATGATGTCATGTGGATGCTGCGGATCAAGCAGGAGCTGTTCAGCAATTTTTATCTGAATGTGCCCTTGGCCATCGGGGGAACCTACTTAAGCGATTCCGAATTTGTGTATGACGCCGGAGTCCAGCTGCTCTATCAGGTAAACGGCAAAATCGATGTTCGCGCTGGGTACCGGATCACCGGGTATGATTTCAGCGAGGATGCCGACAGCACGGATTTCTACCAGCAGGGCTATACGCTGGGGGTCGGAATTATATTCTAGGTCCGTGTCCCGTCCGCCTGGAGGGGACGGGCCTCTGCAACCGCGGCATTGTGGAAAGGATCCGTTTCTAAACATTGTCCGCTCACAACCTGCGGAGCTTGTATGAAGAAGATCAAATGGTTAGTCCTTCTCGCGTTTTTCGCCCTGGCCGGATGCGCCAACTATAGCGGCGACAACGGCGTTGAAAACCGTTGGCGCTCGGTCGACGCTCCGGTTTGGGAGGTTGGAAAAACGAGTGAACAGGAGGTGGTGGATGTGCTCGGCCCCCCTTCCCAGCTGATCAACCTCCAGGATCAAACGGCCTATTATTATCTCCGGGAGCACCGCGCCGGAAAGGCGCTGGTGCTGCTGCTCTATAACTGGGGCTATCAAAAACTGACCTACGACCGTGCCGTCTTTTTCTTTGATGCGCAGGGCACGTTGACCAAATATTCCTACAGCCCCGAGGCCCTGCCTTATGACGAGGCGGACTAGATGGCCGGCCATTCTGATGGCGGCGTTGGCGGCCTCCGGCTGTTCGACCATCTATAAACGGGTGGATCCGGGCATTTCCGACCAGGAGGTGTCGTTCAAGATCAACGAGACGCATTTCCATGAGGTGCTCGACAAAGTCGGTCCCCCCAGTCGGTTGACGGCTGCGGATGAGGGGTTTGCCTTTCTTTACGAAGACCTGCTCATCCGGGAGTTGCAGACCGGGTTGTCGGGGCGGTCAGGCTGGTGGCAGCTGATCAAATTGTCCTTTGCCAATTCAAAGCTGTTTAGGCATACGGCGGTTCTACGGTTCAGCCGCGAGGGGATTTTGTTGTCGTCCGCGATCTCGAAAAGCACCGAGGGTCTTGGAATCGCCGGTGCCATTCAGCCGGTCTTGAGCATCGTGCAGGTTGTGGACACCGCCCAGTTCGAAGACGATGCCTCCGAACCGCAGCGCTGGGGGATCGATTTGCTAAGGCCGATTCCCGTAACGCTCAACAATCCGCAATCGCTGGATTCGGGGCAGGGCGGCCTGGAGCAGAGCGGCACCACCACCAAGATTGGCCAGCATACCCTCGAAATGCGATAGCCCATGCCACGCATCTCGCCACGGCCGTCGTGAGATGCGTGGCGTGAATGGGTCTGAAAGCCTTGCAATGGCTGATTGACACCGTGGCTGTTTCGCGTATTTTTCCAAGCTCTGGAACCACAGAAGGATTTTGACTATGGGCAAGAAAAACAAAGCAGAAGAACAGGAACTGAACGAAGAAGCCATTGCGGCCGAAGAAGAACTGGCCGATAAGGAAGCGGCGGAGGTTGAGGAGCTTCCCGATACGGAGATCATCGAAGAGGATGCGCCGGCACCTGTGGTTGAAGAGGAAGAGGAGTCGCTGCGCGACCAGTTCGTGCGCCTTCAGGCCGACTTCGCCAACTTCCGCAACCGCACCCAGCGCGAACGGCTGGAGCTCTACCAACGCGCCAACGAAGACCTGCTGCTCGAACTGCTCCCCGTGCTCGACCACTACGAAATGGGGCTTAAAACCGCCGAACAGCACGATGCCGACAAAGCCGTCGTCGATGGCTTCAAGCTGGTCTACGACCAGTTCCAGAACGTGCTCGACAAATTCAACCTCAAGGCGATCGAGGCCGTGGGTGAAGTGTTCGACCCCCACAAGCACGAGGCGCTCACACATATGCCGTCGGACGAATATGCCGCCGAGACCTGCTCGAACCAGGTGCGCCGCGGCTACCTGTTCGGCGACAAGCTCCTGCGCGCCGCGCAGGTCGTCGTCTCTTCGGGGCCAGCGGCCACCGAAGAGGACGAAAGTACGAAATCCTGAATCCGAAATTCTAAACAAAATGCAAATCAACAAGTCCAAAGGTTGAATACATGGTGTTTAGTGCTTCTATTTTTAACGGTTTTGAATTTGTTTCGGATTTAGATATTAGAGATTAGGATTTACCACAATGGCTGAAAAACGCGACTACTACGAAGTGCTTGGCGTTGACCGAAACGCATCGGACGACCAAATCAAAAAGGCCTACCGCAAGGTGGCCATGAAATACCACCCCGACCGCAATCCGGGCGACGCGGCGGCCGAGGAAAGCTTCAAGGAGGCCTCCGAAGCCTACGAAGTGTTGTCCGATGGCAACAAGAAGGCGCGCTACGACCAGTTTGGCCATCAGGCCTTCGCCCCCGGGGGCGGTGGGTTCGGCGGCGGCTTCGGCGGCGGCTTCCACGATGCGTCCGATATCTTCGAACAGGTGTTCGGCGGCGGCTTCAACATCAACGACCTCTTCGGCGGGGGCGGCGGGCGCCGCCGCAGCACCGGCCCGGCCCGGGGATCCGACCTGCGCTACGATTTGGATGTGGATTTCGAGGAAGCGGCGCTGGGATCGCGGCGCACGCTCACCCTGCCGGTGGCCGAAACCTGCGGCCGTTGTTCCGGTAGCGGCGCCGAACCCGGCACCTCCAAAAGCACCTGCCCGACCTGCGGTGGGCGCGGGCAGGTTTCCGCCGGGGGTGGATTCATCCAGTTTTCCCAAACCTGTCCCGCTTGCGGCGGTGCCGGCGAAACCATTTCCAATCCGTGCCGCGACTGCAACGGCGCGGGTAGCATCAAGCAACGCAAGACCATCAAGCTGCGCATTCCGGCCGGCGTCGAGTCCGGTTCGCGCCAGCGCCTGCCCGGCAAGGGGGAGGCCGGTGCCCGCGGCGGCCCGGCCGGCGACCTGTTCATTGTCTTCCACGTCCGCGACCACGAGCTTTTCAAGCGCAACGACCTCGATATCTATTGCGAGGTGCCCGTTCCGTTCCAAGTCGCCATGCTCGGCGGCGAGATCGAGGTGCCCACCATCCACGGCGGCGCCAAGCTCAAGATTCCGGCCGGCACCGAAAGCGGAAAGATTTTCCGCCTGCGCGGGCAGGGCGTGGTCGATGCCGCCCACGGCCATGGCAAGGGCGACCAGCACATCCAGGTGAAGATCGAGGTTCCCGTCCGCCTCTCCGGCAAGGAAAAGAAGGCCATGCAGGAGCTGGTTGAAAAGCTGCACGAAAACCATTTTGAGGAAACCCTCCGCATGAAAAAACAGGCGGAAAAATTCTACGAACGCAAGAAGAAGCTCGAAGCGGAGTAGCAAGCGAGATCGTTTATGGTCACGAAGAGGCACAAGAAGCACAAAGACGAAGAATACGGTCTTCGTGTCTCTTGAACCACTTTGTGGCAATTCATCCATGAGAATCAATTCACTAGTCGATTCCTGTGAGCTGGAGAAGGACGTTGCCGTTCTTTCTCCGGAGGAATCGCATCATCTGGCGCGGGTGCTGCGGGTTCAGGAGGGGCAGGAAATCATCCTGTTCGATGGGCAGGGCGGCGTGGCCGAGGGCCTGATCTGCGCGGTTTCGAAAACGGCGGTTGAAGTGAACGTTTCCCGCCAGTGGAACGTTCCTCGGCCCGCAGTGGAGATCGACCTGATCCTGGCCGTGCCCAAGCCCGACCGCTGGGAGCTGGTGCTGCAGAAGGCCGTCGAGCTGGGGGCCACCGCCATCCGGCCCATCCTGA is a genomic window containing:
- the dnaJ gene encoding molecular chaperone DnaJ — encoded protein: MAEKRDYYEVLGVDRNASDDQIKKAYRKVAMKYHPDRNPGDAAAEESFKEASEAYEVLSDGNKKARYDQFGHQAFAPGGGGFGGGFGGGFHDASDIFEQVFGGGFNINDLFGGGGGRRRSTGPARGSDLRYDLDVDFEEAALGSRRTLTLPVAETCGRCSGSGAEPGTSKSTCPTCGGRGQVSAGGGFIQFSQTCPACGGAGETISNPCRDCNGAGSIKQRKTIKLRIPAGVESGSRQRLPGKGEAGARGGPAGDLFIVFHVRDHELFKRNDLDIYCEVPVPFQVAMLGGEIEVPTIHGGAKLKIPAGTESGKIFRLRGQGVVDAAHGHGKGDQHIQVKIEVPVRLSGKEKKAMQELVEKLHENHFEETLRMKKQAEKFYERKKKLEAE
- a CDS encoding sodium/glutamate symporter; the encoded protein is MLSFGCLCVLLGLGYWLRRKLVFLQRLYLPASVIAGLLGLVLFQSVEVPAEVSAGWSKLPGLLINIVFACLFLGTALPTVSKVWKSSSRQLAYGQIVAWGQYAVGCLVVLLMLKPIFGLPDLFAGIMPVGFEGGHGTAGGMGPVFDELGFPEMKDYALASATGGIMGAILVGMGLVNWAVRKGHVEKKTAPRFDAEDLTGIIPEAHRPSAGKLTVSSDVIESLTLHLVFVGSAILLGWLMKQGLLLAAARLPGSGSDIFASFPLFPLCMLGGVVVQWLADRFDRHEHMDHGLMLRIQNCALDFLVVAAIATIRIDVVAQQWIPIVVLIAAGIGWNVLCLTVFARRAFKDAWFERGIAEMGQSMGVTATGLLLLRVVDPNYETEAAEAFAAKQLLHEPFMGGGLWTGAAIPLLAYWGGWRILGIALCAIAVWTIMLVVMNRRIH
- a CDS encoding autotransporter domain-containing protein produces the protein MTRIFLLSAALLVGAATALAYTNVLDNGAYQSVTNVWSIPGEDLVVGSSTSSNLMEIVDGGHVTSARGILGRDSSAWVNYVYVEGSDASWTMAGDLFVGDSGSSNYLEISSGGVVSNANAHVGGGGSTAYNEVAVSGSGSEWHNAGILSIGSGTSNLVGVTSGGLVVAEGLQVGSGSGGFSLYSGGTFRVGDLDAGMDGFNWFGTGSLVITNELTGMVVSNNFNYLDGGKSLTLDGGTWATDTNQLVVGPGSAANLSTTNGGWVLVGEAQTNGAAGGIIVASTNGAELVVDNGSLVESDTLILGQGDATGMASVTNGGVVKIGELEIEDGSAFSIDRDGTLFMADGFDFDPQTNLNWSAGGQLTVGGTLTKSNGLEGTERTLTLQGGDWTLGGQSVVSGTNNQFNVAEGSAFASTNGTVSGLGNAVLVQGAGALWSNEGALTVGGSNNSVTVQSGGRVETEGLDIQDDNDFNLSSGGTLAMTGDFDVSVHSNLNWNSGGNLSVAGDLTGMTSVSNTTVGYTTYLNGGRDLTLDGGQWTNGTDHLIVGYGSSNSDLAITNGAVVENANGYIGWGSASSANSVLVAGGGSAWKNNGGTLKIGANSSSDSSLVVSNNAWVFVGEASTNAPGGGMLVASTNGASFIVADGSATVEETLYLGLDTNTTGTATIQSGGTLSVGALEMADGSFLDLLKGGTFAIGADFNLGDYTTNEFVWGEGAALSVGGTLTGLATTNLAMGGATNLYTYLGGSRDLILDSGTGYLDAGNLVVGLGADGSALTVQDGAVLDSTDTVIGWGADDGMVVVTDGGSWNNIGDVTIGYLGDDNTLAVLAGGTATIGNNLHIGGDGTSGNMASANGSNAVLDVLGDVFVGNTSEVGGNALLVDDLGTVRVGGDLTLYTSNNIELYNEGTIELMNNMVVHSNSFILGSGTNLFLGNNTTLSFNGTGIDVDGAVIFKAEGTGNKVAVNEGAFGISDTVSDQYLGFDALTLTNSELYGNGSLDASSFDTVGMSGGVINPSGEEEYFSLSFGTLEIGGDVQFDDTEYYAEIAIVQEDVRHDQLVLSGSNSVDLSGIDLEVYVPNSLPDTNIVILAADGGFGGSEFGSTNIVDRMLLFDAALVLDDAGTASIRTEANGTKFSSALDFAGSEGIRAGYGAMKNAVFARTKQLRRNLVSTAHSLPHEVYLMTQTNAAPTGAEGPGDQNTVFDMHVWMQYFNGQGVYDAQGNSYGFDLNNGGTVIGADRLFGDDLTVGFNYTYARSDAQTTNLDSVNTETYWLGAYGEWVGENGLYVDSLAAMGFSNYDSIRREDNYEGTASYKGNNIGAYADVGQYYYYKNLALSPYVGLHFLRVVAKEHTETEAESSELTVHESERNWLESAVGLKGRYRFDTRYGRFQTTGYAEWTHDFLNEDVYSTLSADRLPPVDMARISPDSDMFNAGVGVSWICTDYMEIGVGYNGRYSGLYKEHTGSLMLDIMF
- a CDS encoding nucleotide exchange factor GrpE, with the protein product MGKKNKAEEQELNEEAIAAEEELADKEAAEVEELPDTEIIEEDAPAPVVEEEEESLRDQFVRLQADFANFRNRTQRERLELYQRANEDLLLELLPVLDHYEMGLKTAEQHDADKAVVDGFKLVYDQFQNVLDKFNLKAIEAVGEVFDPHKHEALTHMPSDEYAAETCSNQVRRGYLFGDKLLRAAQVVVSSGPAATEEDESTKS